The sequence below is a genomic window from Myxococcales bacterium.
GCTCGTAAAACTCATGAGTGCGGAAAGACCCTCATACGGATTCGATCTCATGAATGAATGTGGAATCCTGAAGCACGTGCTCCCGGAACTCTACGCGCTGAAAGGAATCAAGCAGGACAAACAGCCGGGCGACGACGTCTACAAACACACCATGCGCGCGCTGGACGCCGCGCGCAGCGATTCCCATATAGAAAATACGGGTTCGCTCGAACTCCTTTTCGCCGCCCTCCTCCACGACATCGGAAAAGCAAAAACGGCATCCTTCAACCAAGAGGCAAATCGAGTCGTATTCTTCGGACACCAGATAGTCTCGGCACGCATGGCCAAAAGATGGATGAACAGGATGAAGCTGGCAAGCTCGGGAGTTGACGAATCCGCAGTCCTGCGCCTGATCGAACACCACATGTTCGAGACAAAGGCATATTTCACCGACCGGGCAATACGCAGGTTCATCTCGAAGATCGGTCCTGATTTGATCTTCAGGCTACTGGACATGCGCCTCTCCGACAACCGCGGCGGAAAGCATCCAAACGGGATCAAAGGGGTCCTCAGGCTTCGCAAGAGGATACGCGAGGAGATGGAAAAAAAGCCCCCGTTCGGACCGCAGGACCTCGCCATCAACGGCCACGACATAATGTCGATGGGAATACCTGAAGGAAAGATGGTCGGCACAATTCTCTCCGCGCTGGTGGAAATCGTGCTGGATAACCCCGAAGAAAACACCCGCGACAAGCTCCTTGCGCTCACGAAAGAAATGGTGGAAAATCCCGAAAAGCTAAACGGGGGGGACGGGCGAGATGAAAGAAAAAAAACTGAATCCTGAAAAATCCGCAAAGCTCGAGGCCAAGGGTGACAAGCTCCTTGCCAAGGGCAAATTCAAAAAGGCGCTAAAAAAATTCAAGGAAGCGATGGAGTTTAACCCCAACCGGGTCGAACTCTACGACAAACTGGTCCAAACGCGCGACGGGCTCGATGAAGACTGGAAGATGGACGACTTCGTAGAATCGGTCAACTGGATGATGAAAAAACAGGAGATCGAAACCCCTCAGATCAAGCACGTCTATGCACAGCTCTCTCCGGAATGGAATGAGGCGCGCATGGTCGCAATAAGCCTTCTCGAGGCTACTGAAGATGAGATCCCGAGGATAATTGAAAAGATGGTCTCGCTCGGCGAAATCGGCACGCGCGCCGCAGCGAGCGTACTGACGGATTTTCGAAAGATAGCAAAGTCAAACTCCGAAGAAAGCACCGAAGAAAAGCAGCAAACTCCGGAATGAAAAATGATCGAACAATCGTGGTCGCGATAACCGGGGGAATAGGCTCCGGAAAATCCTCCGTCCTCTCGATGATGGCGGATCTCGGCGCCAGAGTCATCGATGCGGACAAACTCGCCCGCGAGGCACTTTCGAAAGGGGCGCCAGCATATCTCAAGATGGTTGAAAGATATGGGCCATCAATCCTCGATCAAAATAAGGAAATTGATAGATCCGCTTTGGCATCCATCGCATTTGACTCCGATGATGACCGCACCTTCATCGAGAAAGCGATTCATCCCTTCGTGAAAAATGAGATAAATCGCCTCGCCTCCGAATTTTCAAAGACGGGCACAAGGGTCGTGGCGGCCGAGATCCCCCTTCTCTTCGAGGTCGGATGGGAGAAGGAATTCGGCGCGGTCATCACCGTGGTCACGAATGAGGATGAGGGACTACGCAGGTTCTGTAAAAAGAGAAATATGCCATTAGAAGAGGCCAAAAAACGGTCAAAAGCTCAGATTCCCATCGAAATTAAGGCAAAAAAATCAAACTTCGTCATAAACAATGATGGAACGCCGGAAGAAACCCGTTCCCAGCTCGCCTCGATATTCAAAAAATTGGTATAGTTTTTATATATACCCCACCTCCTATTTTCAACTTACATCCCAAGTTCCCACAACTGTGGAAATCAGGAAAATGATTTCCTGTTTCAAAATCCACCCGAGGATCTGCTCACTATATAAAACATGGCCTACAAAAAAGGCCCCGTCATTTGACGGAGCCTTTTTGAAAATAATTTCAATTCAGCATCACACCTCTTCAACTTCGCTCTCATGACCGAAGGCATCCTTACGCGAAAGCCTTATCTTGCCGCTTTCGGCATCGATCTCGAGAACCTTGACCACGACCTCGTCTCCGACCTTGAGGACATCGGATACCTGTTTGATCCTGGAATTGTCGATCTGGGATATGTGAAGCAGGCCGTCGACCTTCGGAAAAATTTCGACGAAGGCACCGAAATCGGCTATGCGAACGACCTTACCTCTGTAGTACTTGCCAGCATCGGGGGATGCGGTGGCACGCTTGATAAGCTTCAAAGCGAGATTGCCGGATGCCTGGTCC
It includes:
- a CDS encoding dephospho-CoA kinase codes for the protein MKNDRTIVVAITGGIGSGKSSVLSMMADLGARVIDADKLAREALSKGAPAYLKMVERYGPSILDQNKEIDRSALASIAFDSDDDRTFIEKAIHPFVKNEINRLASEFSKTGTRVVAAEIPLLFEVGWEKEFGAVITVVTNEDEGLRRFCKKRNMPLEEAKKRSKAQIPIEIKAKKSNFVINNDGTPEETRSQLASIFKKLV
- a CDS encoding HD domain-containing protein produces the protein MNSSLSICVEALAKAGGDLYEVGGPVRDALLGRDVKDHDLLCRKLTAREISKTLSRLGKVSAVGKSFGIVKFSARGSENEIIDIALPRKEISTGAGHRDFEVNFDPDLPVEIDLARRDFTINAMAKSLSDGKIIDPFNGRDDLEKRLIRMVFPRAFEEDPLRLIRAVQFAARFGFKIEHETLEAMKKSSSLIETVSGERISMELVKLMSAERPSYGFDLMNECGILKHVLPELYALKGIKQDKQPGDDVYKHTMRALDAARSDSHIENTGSLELLFAALLHDIGKAKTASFNQEANRVVFFGHQIVSARMAKRWMNRMKLASSGVDESAVLRLIEHHMFETKAYFTDRAIRRFISKIGPDLIFRLLDMRLSDNRGGKHPNGIKGVLRLRKRIREEMEKKPPFGPQDLAINGHDIMSMGIPEGKMVGTILSALVEIVLDNPEENTRDKLLALTKEMVENPEKLNGGDGRDERKKTES